Part of the Spiribacter salinus M19-40 genome, TCGGTCAGCCCCAGCGCAACATCACCGCCGCATAGACGATGGAAATGCCCGAGGCCATCAGCAGGCTGGCGTCACTGAACGCCAACCAGATTAAGTGGATGTAGGCCGAACCCAGCAGGCTCATGAACAAGCGGTCGCCCCGCGTGGTCGGCACCGGCAAGAAACCCTTGCGCTCGTAGGTCGGCATCACGAACTGCAAGACACCAAACACCACCAGCATGAGCGCGATGCAGATAAAGAAAATGGCGACTGGCTGAGTCCACGCCATCCAGGCGAGGGTGAAGCCTTCTTCCTGTGTTGCATTCACGGCCATACCCCTCTGTTCAGACCCGGCCCAGGGCGAAGCCGCGGGCGATGTGTTTACGCACGAACCAGATCACCAGTGCACCTGGCACCAGCGTGA contains:
- a CDS encoding DUF2160 domain-containing protein, giving the protein MAVNATQEEGFTLAWMAWTQPVAIFFICIALMLVVFGVLQFVMPTYERKGFLPVPTTRGDRLFMSLLGSAYIHLIWLAFSDASLLMASGISIVYAAVMLRWG